From the genome of Chloroherpetonaceae bacterium, one region includes:
- a CDS encoding AMP-binding protein has protein sequence MNTDWLKKLSSYFPKKVAMKEVESGRELTYEQFQNCASRLASVLTHDLGLKHGDRVAILAENSLEHFILFFVAQKTGLIIVPLNYRLSSSEIGDLLTDCTPSLLIIEDKFQHLIEGYIAPQIKIWELTKVEQLCYQKKEEPFDFESKELNEDNSLFILYTAGTTGNPKGVLYSHKMLFWNSINTSLRIDLTSEDRTLTFLPLFHTGGLNVVATPFLHRGGYVALVKKFEAALVTSLLESESITIFMGVPTTLKMMAESNAFQSTSVKTVRFAMVGGEPMPLPLIETWHNKGVWIRQGFGMTEVGPNLFSLHQDDAVRKIGSIGVTNFYLDARIVDD, from the coding sequence ACCTATGAGCAATTTCAAAATTGTGCGTCTCGCTTAGCGTCTGTTTTAACACATGATTTGGGATTAAAGCACGGGGACCGCGTAGCGATTTTAGCTGAAAATTCGCTTGAGCATTTTATTCTCTTTTTTGTTGCTCAAAAAACCGGACTCATCATTGTTCCATTAAACTATCGACTCTCATCAAGCGAAATCGGTGATCTCTTGACGGATTGTACGCCGTCGTTACTCATCATTGAAGATAAATTTCAACATCTCATTGAAGGCTATATAGCACCGCAGATAAAAATCTGGGAGCTAACGAAGGTTGAGCAACTCTGTTATCAAAAGAAGGAGGAACCGTTCGATTTCGAGAGCAAAGAGCTTAATGAAGATAATTCACTTTTTATACTCTACACTGCGGGTACGACAGGAAATCCAAAAGGGGTTTTGTATTCACACAAAATGCTTTTCTGGAATAGTATCAACACCTCGCTTCGAATCGATTTGACGAGTGAAGATCGAACATTGACTTTCTTGCCGCTTTTTCACACGGGCGGGCTCAATGTGGTTGCAACGCCTTTTTTGCATCGCGGCGGGTATGTGGCGTTGGTGAAAAAGTTTGAGGCAGCGCTTGTGACTTCCCTCTTGGAAAGCGAATCGATTACCATTTTTATGGGAGTTCCTACAACGCTGAAGATGATGGCGGAGTCAAATGCTTTTCAAAGCACTTCGGTTAAAACCGTACGGTTTGCTATGGTTGGCGGCGAGCCGATGCCGCTCCCTTTGATTGAAACTTGGCACAATAAGGGTGTTTGGATTCGTCAGGGGTTTGGCATGACGGAGGTTGGGCCAAATCTTTTTTCATTGCATCAAGACGATGCAGTAAGAAAAATCGGATCTATTGGAGTAACGAACTTTTATCTCGACGCAAGAATCGTTGATGAT